TGTTAGTTTAATGATTTACAATTAAAATGTAGCTTTATTGATATTAAATACTTCTTATTTACTTTATAGAAACGAGTAGACAATATAACAAGATTTGATTAAGCGATATGTAAGGTATATATAGGGTTTCTCTTCGGAAAAGGATTAGTTTTGTGTAGctacattataatttttttttcatgtgttaaatatttgtaaaacttaAAAGAATGATATAAGTACATTTAAGTTCTATTATACAAAAGTTGTATTCTGATGTTTGATTGAAATTGAACATTTTTGTTAACAattgttgaaattttatttggaattgtctaatatttgataattttgCATTTTTATACATTAATGACTGTTGATAATGGAAGAGGTAGAGGTAATATACAAACGAGATAGAAATACAACAAATCATCAGATGcatctatttttatttcgaatattattAATGTGTACATGTTCAATGTATCATAAAACTTAATAAATACATTACTTTTTaaacttaatgaaaatattaccttcctttttcctttttttactttttagtaTTTAGTAGCCCATTCGAATGTCAATAATTCCTTCTCCATAGTTATGAGGAGATTCACTGGTTTGAGATTGTGAAGTAGTAGTAAGTATTGGCATAGTTGTTCTGGGATTCCCCTTAACATTTCCATTACTATTAAGATTTTCATTGTTAGAATTTACGTTATCAGAATATTTCTTATTGGCACTTGTACAACCAAGATTTTCATTACTTATTGGCTGTATTCCATCAAATTCAGTAATGATCTGCAAatgattatttgaaaattaaaatatttactttaataTAAAGATCTAACTTATCACTAATGAAATTACATATCATTTAACTTATTCATATatgaaatgtatatgtataacattTTCCAAGAACTTCTGTCATTGATGTTGTACTAAGTAACTTACGATTTCGCCTGTTAACGGACTATGACAAATCCTCACAGCAGTACAAGATTCTGAGGCCTTATTCTGTTGGTTAACTTTGTGTGGAAAGAGTTTTTCTAATTGTTTATGGAATGGTGACTGGTCTGATGAGACTTGCATGTATGCCGGTGTTGGAAATGAGTGTCCTGGTGTAGGAAATAAATGTTCTGGTATAGGAAATGAATGTCCTGGTGATTCAAATTGATGCTCCGGTGATGGAAACCAGCGTTTCGGGTGGAAAAATCTATTCAAGGGCCTTCCATGTTTTTCCCGGAAAACATTAGCATCGGCCACTGTTAGTAGGAGACATACAGCGAGAATTTGTTTCATCTCCTgaataatagaaattaatattaatatacggTAACGtgcaataaaataaagcaaGGATATGATACACTCGTTCCGATACACAATGCTACAATAAACTCGAAACAATACCGAAGTTACTGAGAGAAGGAAAAAATACTCATTATAACTATACATTCATGCATTGTGCAAAAACATTGTTGGTTAAACAGAAAAAAATACTATTGGTTAAACTGTGATTCATAATCAAGATGCTTAACCAATTACATATCCTTGGCTGATTTTAATCAGATTTTTTCTAAAAAGTCTCATCAGTATTACTGTATTTATATGTAGGTTTCATGTAAATTTTTACCATGATGTGACCTCGAAATTCATTCTATATCTCTAATTACGAAGAAATCACTTTTATTCTTAGTATGGAgtaacattattttaaataatttctctcAAGTTCTTTCCAAGTGGTAGTGGCTAATATAACATACATGACTATCTCATTTCCTTTGATACCATGGAGTAAAAGTacattttttctacatttttttaGTTTTCTAAGCTAATCAAGACGAGCTAATTGAAGGAGTTCAGGgacaaaaatatagaaatgatAAACGGCCACGGGCGCTATGTCGTAACTCACCGTTGAAGAAGTGCAAAGGACAATTTACGTTCACCGAATTTACCGGTcatagacagagagagagagagagagagagagagagagagcagacGATCCGGAACTGTTTAAACGTTGGCGAGGCCTTTtggagtatatatatatatttttatgtatacgtacttccctagcagggacacagtccgatacctgggcatgaccctggacaggagactaacgtggaagacacacatctcagataaaacgaagcaactaaaggacaaactaaaaaaaactctattggctcacgggccgacgctccaaactaaacatacagaataaaattaccctctacaagaccgtaataaaacctgtctggacctacggaatccaactatggggaacagcaagtaactccaacattgaaatactccaacgctttcaatcgaaaacgctaagatccctaattgacgcaccttggtatgtaaccaatgaaacaatacaccgcgacctcaagatacccaccgtcaaagaggaaatagcaaaatatagcgacagatatagcaaaagaatcaacaaacaccgaaaccccctaatcactggactactcgatacgacggaccagattcgcaggctgaagaggcactacccgctagacctaaacgttagattcatttaattatccaaattaagcatttgcacttacttataatacttataaattatacctatctataataagtattaacttattgtaaataaacagccatgtcactgcgccacgccagaaaaattactgaaaattctcaacgcgagaattgattgtaatttcaacaaatatataaaaaaaataaaaaaaaaaaaaaatgtatacgtACTTCTGGGGCTACTTTCGACGATTTGAGTCTTGAGATTAGCAAATACCATTAATCGCATAAGTCGCAAGCAATGTGTTTTTAAACGTGGATCACCGTGAATTTATGGTAATTTATGCCGAATTGCGATCATCGTAACAAAGGTCAATGTAAGTCAGTAGCTTTTGTGATTTGATCATTTGTGTTACGATCTAACGCATTGACGTAGGGGCTGTCGATGTGAATTGTAATCTTAAGGCGTAGCAGAGTCATAAAGTCAATTAATCAGAATGTTACAAATGGATTGTCAGAAAAGCAACTTAAAGTTTTAAGCAAACGTAGTTTCATTGAAATACGATCATCTTTCATAAATGCAAAATTCATGTTTCCAAAAATGTTCATcacattaatattttgttcaTTCTCGTTATAGTCAATAATGAGGTTTTGGAGAATGGACATTTAATGTGCATCATCCTAATATGTGCgtaattataaattgtaaagtaattacaagatgaaaatatttcgctattcaaacgttatatatatatatatatatatatatatatatataattattatattagtatagcatatatattattatttatggcGTAACAATATCCTTCAAAAGTAAAATACGTTGAGATTCGAAAACCATGTTCTTTGGGTTTGTTTTAGATACCCTCTCTAGGAAGAGATTTCTTGGCTCTCTGCACCTTTTATTCGCGTGCATTAAGAAACAATTCAGAGATAACCAGCTTCACATTATGTTATACGATATTTTGTACGTCTAAATTACTCTTATTCAGAAACGGTGAGGTTAGAGCTCTTTTTTATAAAATGATTCTCCTAGCCATTTTACACAACATATTAGTTTTCCAATAATTGTTTTTCCCTAATTGATCAAAAAGTCATTTTCGCAGTGAATATTTGTGATGATGAATATCTCTATTTCTGTAAGGTTAGACTCTAGATTGACTCGTGTATAGATAATATACTAAATAACGtatcattaaaatttcaaagacATTGTAAGAAAATCAATTTATGTTACAGATATCTTAACACGAAAATAATTATCACTTCAACGATGAAAATATTAGACAAGGAGTATTGTGACGAAGGTGAAAATTTCGAATAACtcaaatgaagaaaaatatgaGGAAGTTGGATTATTATCGGGATTttggcatatatatatatatatatatatatatatatatatatatatatatatatatatatataaagactTACACCGATTCTAAACGCATCATGTCTTATTCACGTACACCATGCAGCTACTAAGCGTATTTATTCTTTTCTTAAGTTTCAACTACTTTGTGAAACGTATTCTTCTCTTTGTCTGTCagaaatatacatttttataattatcattcaccatataaaatatttatttatatattgtataattataattatttcatttttcatattGTCATAAGTCGATTTTCAGCCgagtaataaatttataattactaTTTCAAAGAGAATTTGCCTAGAATAATAGAATATGTATAGAAT
Above is a genomic segment from Bombus vancouverensis nearcticus chromosome 1, iyBomVanc1_principal, whole genome shotgun sequence containing:
- the LOC117153624 gene encoding uncharacterized protein LOC117153624; the protein is MKQILAVCLLLTVADANVFREKHGRPLNRFFHPKRWFPSPEHQFESPGHSFPIPEHLFPTPGHSFPTPAYMQVSSDQSPFHKQLEKLFPHKVNQQNKASESCTAVRICHSPLTGEIIITEFDGIQPISNENLGCTSANKKYSDNVNSNNENLNSNGNVKGNPRTTMPILTTTSQSQTSESPHNYGEGIIDIRMGY